In Alosa sapidissima isolate fAloSap1 chromosome 4, fAloSap1.pri, whole genome shotgun sequence, the following are encoded in one genomic region:
- the si:dkey-222f2.1 gene encoding keratin, type II cytoskeletal 8: MSLRKKRFSSSSVRSSTGKLGGYAGTGFSGASLGAAPSSYLGSPISSVSVNKNLLAPLKLELDPNIQAVRNLEKEQIKSLNNRFASFIDKVRYLEQQNKMLETKWELLDGQRPERSNVEPMFEAYMANLRRQLDVVNHDKIKLDGELRNMQSLVEDFKHKYEEEINKRNNLENDFVILKKDVDSAYLVKADLEDKVGALTDEINFLRSIYEEELRELQASLRETSVVVQMDNSRHLDMDGIVAEVKSQYEDIAARSRDEAESWYKSKVDMMSKQAQQYGDDLRNTKGEIAELNRVIGRVRSEIETVKGQRANLENQIAEAEERGELAVRDAKGRIRDLEDALQRAKQDMALQVREYQELMNVKLAMDIEIATYRKLLEGEESRIGHNPILSIHSFPNTNHNAKAVNGSSSSTPKLLIKTTEHRDLTRYTSY, encoded by the exons ATGAGTCTGCGTAAGAAGCGCTTCAGCTCCAGCTCGGTGCGGAGCAGCACTGGGAAGCTGGGGGGCTACGCTGGGACGGGCTTCAGCGGGGCGTCTCTGGGCGCTGCCCCGTCCTCCTACCTGGGCTCCCCCATCAGCTCCGTGTCCGTCAACAAGAACCTGCTGGCCCCTCTCAAACTGGAGCTGGACCCCAACATCCAGGCTGTGCGCAACCTGGAGAAGGAGCAGATCAAGTCCCTCAACAACCGCTTTGCCTCCTTCATTGACAAG GTGCGCTACCTGGAGCAGCAGAACAAGATGCTGGAGACCAAGTGGGAGCTGCTGGATGGACAGAGGCCCGAGCGCTCCAACGTTGAGCCCATGTTCGAGGCCTACATGGCCAACCTGCGCCGGCAGCTGGACGTGGTCAACCACGACAAGATCAAGCTGGATGGAGAACTGAGGAACATGcagagcctggtggaggacttcaAGCACAA GTACGAGGAGGAGATCAACAAGAGGAACAATCTAGAGAACGACTTTGTGATCCTGaaaaag GATGTGGACTCTGCCTACCTGGTGAAGGCAGATCTGGAGGATAAAGTAGGAGCTCTCACAGACGAGATCAACTTCCTACGCAGCATCTATGAGGAG GAGTTGCGTGAGCTTCAGGCCAGCCTGAGGGAGACCTCGGTCGTCGTGCAGATGGACAACTCCCGCCACCTCGACATGGATGGCATTGTGGCCGAGGTCAAGTCCCAGTATGAGGACATCGCAGCCCGGAGTCGAGATGAGGCCGAGTCCTGGTACAAGAGTAAG GTGGACATGATGTCCAAACAAGCCCAGCAGTATGGAGATGATCTGCGTAACACTAAGGGAGAGATCGCTGAGCTGAACCGTGTGATTGGACGTGTACGAAGTGAGATTGAGACTGTCAAAGGCCAG CGTGCCAACCTGGAGAACCAGATAGCGGAGGCAGAGGAACGAGGCGAGCTGGCTGTGAGGGATGCCAAGGGACGCATCAGAGACCTGGAGGACGCCCTGCAGCGCGCCAAGCAGGACATGGCACTCCAGGTGCGCGAGTACCAGGAGCTCATGAACGTCAAGCTGGCGATGGACATCGAGATCGCCACCTACAGGAAGCTgctggaaggagaggagagcag AATTGGCCACAATCCTATCCTGAGCATCCATTCTTTCCCCAACACAAATCACA ATGCCAAAGCTGTGAATGGAAGCAGCTCTTCAACTCCAAAACTCCTGATTAAGACCACGGAACATCGCGACCTCACCAGATACACCAGCTACTGA
- the LOC121707185 gene encoding pre-miRNA 5'-monophosphate methyltransferase, translating to METHVCCQVKDVSSENEDPGAAPYGNFMNYYTFNPPENRLSLIPPNLLQDLGYSASETVVILDVGCNSGDLSVALYKHLQQESPSAGPGTEGRLRLLGFDLDETLIERAQSTNPFPGNISFIPLDITQDEASRTQLDAYLRTFGRRTFHLIACLAVTMWVHLNHGDAGLLGFLSRLAAVSDHLLLEAQPWKCYRSAARRLRKLGRADFEHFKTLEIRGDMAENAREHLERNCGMELVQSFGSTSWDRKLLLFRKRTEGKQELMTGQEECLSEDIIISSLTDLTI from the exons ATGGAGACCCATGTGTGTTGTCAAGTGAAAGATGTCTCGTCTGAAAATGAAGATCCTGGAGCTGCACCTTATGGGAACTTTATGAACTATTACACGTTTAACCCACCAGAAAACCGTCTGAGCCTAATACCCCCTAACCTGCTCCAGGATCTCGGATATAGTGCCAGTGAAACAGTTGTGATATTGGACGTAGGATGCAACTCAGGA GACTTAAGTGTGGCGTTATATAAGCATCTTCAGCAGGAGAGCCCATCAGCAGGGCCTGGAACAGAGGGAAGGCTTCGCCTGCTTGGCTTTGACCTGGATGAGACGCTGATAGAGCGGGCTCAGAGCACCAACCCTTTCCCTGGAAACATCTCCTTCATTCCCCTGGACATCACGCAGGACGAGGCCAGCCGCACTCAGCTGGACGCCTACCTGCGGACATTCGGCCGCCGCACATTCCACCTGATCGCGTGTCTGGCGGTTACCATGTGGGTGCACCTCAACCATGGAGACGCGGGGCTGCTGGGATTTCTATCACGTCTGGCCGCGGTCAGCGACCACCTGCTGCTGGAGGCGCAGCCGTGGAAGTGCTACCGCTCCGCCGCCCGCAGACTGCGTAAGCTGGGCCGTGCCGACTTCGAGCACTTCAAGACGTTGGAGATCCGCGGCGACATGGCGGAGAACGCACGGGAACACCTGGAGAGGAACTGTGGCATGGAGCTGGTGCAGAGCTTTGGGAGCACTAGCTGGGATCGAAAGCTGCTTCTCTTCAGAAAACGCACAGAGGGAAAACAAGAGCTTATGACAGGACAAGAAGAATGTCTCAGCGAAGACATCATTATTAGCTCATTAACAGATTTAACAATTTAG
- the LOC121707187 gene encoding cytochrome c oxidase assembly protein COX14 homolog gives MLSAKRIADAGYRVFSGSMMLLTLYGGYLCTVRAQRFLEKQKQIEAAAQDQTEPELKD, from the coding sequence ATGCTATCAGCAAAACGCATCGCAGATGCAGGATACAGGGTGTTCTCCGGCTCCATGATGCTGTTAACATTATACGGAGGATACCTATGCACAGTGCGAGCACAGCGCTTTTTGGAGAAACAGAAACAAATTGAAGCCGCGGCGCAGGATCAGACAGAGCCAGAGTTAAAGGACTGA
- the cers5 gene encoding ceramide synthase 5 isoform X2 has protein sequence MAAISAWFWNERFWLPHNVTWADLADPAPGVEYPKAGHLLSALPLALGIFAVRILFERFIAGPCAAALHIQVEKSRRATPNAVLEKVFTSITKSPDSRHLDGLSKQLDWEVRKVQRWFRQRRNQDKPSTHTKFCESMWRFVFYLCIFTYGMSVIWQSSWIWNTRQCWMNYPYQVLTSEMYRYYVIELAFYWSLMFSQFTDIQRKDFLIMFVHHLATISLISFSYVTNMVRVGSLTMAIHDSSDFLLEAAKLANYAKYQRICDFLFVVFAICFFGTRLVIYPLWSIKSTVFESWEIIGPYPSWWLFCSLLMVLQVLHVIWSYLIARIALKAIMRGKVAKDVRSDIESSSDDETSSARRNTSSPKSENGTNGHLTGTKAWAQNHNS, from the exons ATGGCTGCTATTTCAGCCTGGTTTTGGAACGAAAGGTTTTGGCTTCCACATAATGTGACTTGGGCGGATTTGGCGGATCCAGCGCCAGGAGTGGAGTATCCCAAAGCCGGACATTTGCTCTCTGCTCTGCCCCTGGCCCTGGGAATCTTCGCTGTCAGGATACTTTTCGAGAG gttCATAGCAGGCCCATGTGCGGCAGCGCTGCATATCCAGGTGGAGAAGAGTCGGAGGGCCACGCCCAATGCTGTCCTGGAGAAAGTGTTTACATCCATCACAAAG AGTCCAGACTCGCGGCACCTGGATGGACTGTCCAAGCAACTGGACTGGGAGGTTCGGAAGGTCCAGCGATGGTTCCGGCAGCGTAGGAACCAGGACaaacccagcacacacaccaagttTTGTGAGAGCAT GTGGAGGTTCGTCTTTTATCTGTGCATATTTACTTATGGGATGAGTGTTATATGGCAG TCTTCTTGGATATGGAACACTCGACAATGCTGGATGAACTACCCCTATCAG GTGCTCACTTCTGAAATGTATCGCTACTATGTGATCGAGCTGGCCTTCTACTGGTCCCTCATGTTCTCCCAATTCACTGACATCCAGAGGAAG GACTTCCTCATCATGTTTGTGCACCACCTGGCCACCATCTCCCTCATCAGCTTCTCCTACGTCACCAACATGGTGCGGGTAGGCAGCCTGACCATGGCGATACACGACTCCTCCGACTTCCTGTTAGAG gctgCCAAACTGGCCAACTATGCCAAATATCAGCGGATTTGCGACTTCCTGTTTGTGGTGTTTGCAATATGCTTTTTCGGAACAAGACTCGTCATCTACCCACTCTG GAGCATTAAGTCGACGGTGTTTGAGAGCTGGGAGATCATCGGGCCGTACCCGTCCTGGTGGCTCTTCTGCTCCCTGCTGATGGTGCTGCAGGTGCTGCATGTCATCTGGTCGTACCTGATCGCCCGCATCGCCCTCAAAGCCATCATGCGTGGCAag GTTGCGAAGGACGTGCGCAGCGACATCGAGAGCAGCTCTGATGATGAGACGAGCTCCGCCCGACGCAACACCTCATCGCCTAAGAGCGAGAACGGCACCAATGGCCACTTGACCGGCACTAAAGCTTGGGCCCAAAACCACAACAGCTAG
- the cers5 gene encoding ceramide synthase 5 isoform X1: MAAISAWFWNERFWLPHNVTWADLADPAPGVEYPKAGHLLSALPLALGIFAVRILFERFIAGPCAAALHIQVEKSRRATPNAVLEKVFTSITKSPDSRHLDGLSKQLDWEVRKVQRWFRQRRNQDKPSTHTKFCESMWRFVFYLCIFTYGMSVIWQSSWIWNTRQCWMNYPYQVLTSEMYRYYVIELAFYWSLMFSQFTDIQRKDFLIMFVHHLATISLISFSYVTNMVRVGSLTMAIHDSSDFLLEAAKLANYAKYQRICDFLFVVFAICFFGTRLVIYPLWSIKSTVFESWEIIGPYPSWWLFCSLLMVLQVLHVIWSYLIARIALKAIMRGKKGLMPALSSLVDRRSCLCLSPLSLCRPLFLSVRSLRAHWTCATVTHTSLPRSPLFL; this comes from the exons ATGGCTGCTATTTCAGCCTGGTTTTGGAACGAAAGGTTTTGGCTTCCACATAATGTGACTTGGGCGGATTTGGCGGATCCAGCGCCAGGAGTGGAGTATCCCAAAGCCGGACATTTGCTCTCTGCTCTGCCCCTGGCCCTGGGAATCTTCGCTGTCAGGATACTTTTCGAGAG gttCATAGCAGGCCCATGTGCGGCAGCGCTGCATATCCAGGTGGAGAAGAGTCGGAGGGCCACGCCCAATGCTGTCCTGGAGAAAGTGTTTACATCCATCACAAAG AGTCCAGACTCGCGGCACCTGGATGGACTGTCCAAGCAACTGGACTGGGAGGTTCGGAAGGTCCAGCGATGGTTCCGGCAGCGTAGGAACCAGGACaaacccagcacacacaccaagttTTGTGAGAGCAT GTGGAGGTTCGTCTTTTATCTGTGCATATTTACTTATGGGATGAGTGTTATATGGCAG TCTTCTTGGATATGGAACACTCGACAATGCTGGATGAACTACCCCTATCAG GTGCTCACTTCTGAAATGTATCGCTACTATGTGATCGAGCTGGCCTTCTACTGGTCCCTCATGTTCTCCCAATTCACTGACATCCAGAGGAAG GACTTCCTCATCATGTTTGTGCACCACCTGGCCACCATCTCCCTCATCAGCTTCTCCTACGTCACCAACATGGTGCGGGTAGGCAGCCTGACCATGGCGATACACGACTCCTCCGACTTCCTGTTAGAG gctgCCAAACTGGCCAACTATGCCAAATATCAGCGGATTTGCGACTTCCTGTTTGTGGTGTTTGCAATATGCTTTTTCGGAACAAGACTCGTCATCTACCCACTCTG GAGCATTAAGTCGACGGTGTTTGAGAGCTGGGAGATCATCGGGCCGTACCCGTCCTGGTGGCTCTTCTGCTCCCTGCTGATGGTGCTGCAGGTGCTGCATGTCATCTGGTCGTACCTGATCGCCCGCATCGCCCTCAAAGCCATCATGCGTGGCAag AAAGGCCTCATGCCTGCCCTTTCCTCCTTGGTGGACAGAAGatcctgtctctgtctgtcccccctctctctctgccgtcCTCTGTTCCTGTCTGTCCGCAGCCTCCGTGCTCACTGGACCTGTGCAACTGTCACTCACACTTCCCTTCCTCGCTCTCCCCTTTTTCTCTGA